One genomic segment of Cinclus cinclus chromosome 31, bCinCin1.1, whole genome shotgun sequence includes these proteins:
- the LOC134055087 gene encoding Fc receptor-like protein 2, whose translation MCQGPSRGNGNAQRPQERGAQDVPPVGQESPRTWHPLKNEDPPGTRPQDKSQSRQPGDRWPWQRVTASAHGWGHRDGREAQTLGLAGAQTTQLLVQPPWTPAVLWDRVTLTCQGSGTAGATTWYKDGQRWGQDGRDRFLVTESGTYTCDRPGSGHSPPVLVSNEPIVLQVPARALLEGDTVKLRCRGRPDKPVTSVRFYQDNKNLSGSMNSTEMSLSHLQLHSSGRYRCTGWVGSVVKVSAPVSVTVHELMLVLFREGPPELTEGSPLNLSCLSTPSPLRPPAPLLYSFYRDGQRVGGPQGSPQLLVPAAGVSHSGNYTCEVSSEEGTVQKISARLGVTVRRVPPSGVSVSVQAPGGQVALGDSLVLSCTVTMGTGPLSFSWHREGSGATLGTGPRLELRHVGDNDSGHYQCRVSNGERAAQSVPMNVTVLVPVANATITPGPPALQVRPGDPVTLRCSVQVGSAPVTFTWLYNGQELARGPLLQLGDIDVGHSGTYQCMATNQLGQDGHRVFRALSPELALEVTPQGTTGHRGNTAVAAGLGGSLLFLVLLLGGALGWRRWNSMSGPLPEPPAPPEEGEVLYTHIVITEQMGASPRATTLQDPQVTYAELPATHGRLRESGDIYGNVL comes from the exons ATGTGCCAGGGCCCCAGTAGGGGCAACGGGAATGCTCAGAGACCCCAGGAAAGAGGTGCCCAGGATGTGCCCCCTGTGGGACAGGAATCCCCAAGGACGTGGCACCCCTTGAAGAACGAGGACCCCCCTGGCACAAGACCCCAGGACAAGAGCCAG AGCCGCCAGCCAGGGGacaggtggccctggcagcgagTGACAgccagtgcccatggctggggacaccgggatggCCGGGAAG cccagaccCTCGGCCTCGCTG GTGCCCAGACCACCCAGCTCCTCGTGCAGCCCCCCTGGACGCCGGCGGTGCTGTGGGACCGGGTGACACTGACCTGCCAGGGCTCGGGCACCGCCGGTGCCACCACCTGGTACAAGGACGGGCAGCGCTGGGGGCAGGATGGACGTGACAGATTCCTTGTCACCGAGAGTGGCACCTACACGTGTGACAGACCCGGCAGTGGGCACAGCCCCCCCGTGCTGGTGTCAAATG AGCCGAttgtgctgcaggtgccagcacGGGCACTGCTGGAGGGGGACACGGTGAAACTGCGCTGCCGGGGCAGGCCAGACAAGCCTGTCACCAGCGTGCGATTTTACCAGGACAACAAGAATTTGAGTGGGTCCATGAACAGCACggagatgtccctgtcccacctgcagcTTCACAGCAGTGGTCGCTACCGCTGCACAGGCTGGGTAGGCTCAGTAGTTAAAGTATCAGCACCAGTATCAGTCACAGTGCATG AACTGATGCTGGTCTTGTTTCGGGAAGGTCCCCCCGAGCTCACCGAGGGGTCCCCCCTCAatctcagctgcctcagcacccccagccccctgcgGCCCCCAGCCCCCCTCCTGTACAGCTTCTACCGGGATGGGCAGAGGGTGGGGGGCCCGCAGGGGTCCCCGCAGCTCCTGGTGCCTGCTGCGGGAGTCTCCCACTCGGGGAATTACACCTGCGAGGTGAGCTCTGAAGAGGGGACCGTGCAGAAGATCAGTGCCCGGCTCGGCGTCACGGTGCGCA GGGTCCCACCCTCGGGAGTGTCCGTGTCGGTGCAGGCCCCCGGTGGacaggtggcactgggggacagcctggtgctgagctgcacgGTGACCATGGGTACAGGTCCCCTGTCCTTCTCCTGGCACCGGGAGGGCTCGGGGGCAACGCTGGGCACCGGCCCCCGCCTGGAGCTGCGGCACGTTGGGGACAATGACAGCGGCCACTACCAGTGCCGGGTCAGCAACGGTGAACGTGCGGCCCAGAGTGTCCCCATGAATGTCACTGTCCTGG TGCCCGTGGCCAATGCCACCATCACCCCCGGTCCCCCGGCACTCCAGGTGCGCCCAGGTGACCCCGTGACCCTGCGCTGCTCGGTGCAGGTGGGCTCAGCCCCTGTCACTTTCACCTGGCTGTACAACGGCCAGGAGCTGGCCCGGGGTCCCCTCCTGCAGCTTGGGGACATCGATGTGGGACATTCGGGGACCTACCAGTGCATGGCCACcaaccagctgggacaggacgGGCACCGCGTGTTCCGGGcactcagcccagagctggccctggaggtgacaccacagggaacCACTGGACACCGTGGAAACA CTGCAGTGGCCGCAGGGCTTGGCGggtccctcctcttcctggtgctgctcctgggtgGAGCTTTGGGCTGGCGCCGGTGGAACAGCATGAGTGG GCCCCTTCcggagcccccagcccccccagagGAGGGGGAGGTGCTGTACACCCACATCGTGATCACCGAGCAGATGGGGG CGTCCCCCCGTGCCACCACACTCCAGGATCCCCAGGTGACCTACGCGGAGCTGCCAGCAACCCATGGGCGACTACGGGAATCTGGGGACATCTACGGGAATGTGCTGTGA